Proteins encoded within one genomic window of Chitinophaga parva:
- a CDS encoding HlyD family secretion protein: MSDRQIFPHEIVSFSAEHHFAQYHTRSRTVYLLILFLLVAAFVTICIVKVEVSVHSSGILRAGNERSVIRVPVEGRIDSLFVTENMHVQQGQVLFKIRSHAVDEQTMLVNEQSQDLQAQLHDLEQLVNGRGGTLQSTLYRQQYQTYQQKMAELQRRYTQVKRSYDRYKALFDQHVVAPAEYEKYQSDLENTAGELQLSREQQFSEWQGELTSIRQQLQQTEAKQSMYNHEKEYYTVRAVTSGSIQQLKGIQAGSYVAVNEELGEISPDSGLIAEVYVLPKDIGLLRKGTPVNVQVDAFNYNEWGLLGGKVIAISNDVFLDNHQPYFKVRCALDRDYLTLHNGYKGMVKKGMTAQVRFHVTKRTLYQLLYDKTDDWLNPNLQHDDTALN, translated from the coding sequence ATGTCAGACCGCCAGATATTTCCCCACGAGATCGTGAGTTTTTCCGCGGAGCATCACTTTGCTCAATACCATACCCGCTCCCGCACCGTATACCTGTTGATCTTATTCCTGCTGGTTGCCGCTTTCGTTACCATCTGCATTGTGAAAGTGGAAGTGAGCGTGCACAGCTCCGGCATCCTGCGCGCCGGTAATGAGCGCAGCGTGATCCGCGTACCCGTGGAAGGCCGTATAGACTCCCTGTTTGTTACAGAAAATATGCACGTGCAACAAGGCCAGGTGCTCTTTAAGATCCGCTCCCACGCAGTGGATGAACAGACCATGCTGGTAAATGAACAAAGCCAGGACCTGCAGGCCCAGCTCCATGACCTGGAGCAGCTGGTAAATGGCCGTGGTGGCACATTACAAAGCACCCTCTATCGCCAGCAATACCAAACCTACCAGCAGAAAATGGCAGAACTGCAGCGCCGCTATACCCAGGTAAAGCGTAGCTACGACCGCTATAAAGCCCTGTTTGACCAGCACGTGGTGGCCCCCGCGGAATATGAAAAATACCAGTCGGATCTGGAAAACACGGCGGGTGAACTGCAGCTCTCGCGTGAGCAGCAGTTCAGCGAATGGCAGGGCGAACTCACCAGCATACGCCAGCAACTGCAACAAACGGAGGCCAAGCAAAGCATGTACAACCACGAAAAAGAATACTACACCGTGCGCGCCGTAACCAGTGGTTCCATACAGCAGCTCAAAGGCATACAGGCCGGCAGCTATGTGGCTGTGAACGAAGAACTGGGCGAGATCTCCCCGGATTCCGGCCTTATTGCGGAAGTGTACGTACTGCCCAAAGACATAGGCCTGCTGCGTAAAGGCACGCCCGTAAATGTGCAGGTGGATGCCTTTAACTACAATGAATGGGGGCTCCTGGGCGGCAAAGTGATCGCCATTTCCAACGATGTATTCCTCGATAACCATCAACCCTACTTTAAAGTACGCTGTGCACTGGACCGCGATTACCTGACCCTGCACAACGGCTATAAAGGCATGGTGAAAAAAGGCATGACCGCCCAGGTGCGCTTTCACGTAACTAAACGCACGCTCTATCAATTGCTCTACGATAAAACTGATGATTGGCTGAATCCAAACCTGCAACATGATGACACTGCCCTTAACTAA